AGCAGCCGGAGCTCCAGCAGCGGAAGAGACGCTACAAGATGGAGGACGTTTTCCAGCCCAGAGTCCTGCTGCGCACTTCAGGTTGGTGCTTTTCCTTCTTCGTAGTTCCGGTTTAGGATCGTTTTCTTCCAGCTGGTGGATGTAGGAACATCACCAGCAGTTTCTGCTCACTAGTTTAGAGCTTTAAGGCGACAGCAGCTTCATCTGACTGCGAGCCGAGGCCGGGATACATGCTGCGACGTCGCAGGTACATTCCGATGCGCTGATAGTTGGTGTATTACGGTAGAGGagccattttaacataaaatctgtttcctCTGATTATCAGTAATTACATagattagaaatgtaaaaatgcattcTGGTTTGATGATGatttaataaatctgctttCATATTCTGACTAATTAGaagaataattaaatatattagatTTGGATGAAGTTTATAAAGTAAAGCAGCAGTTCAAGTGTTTTACTCAAGGAAAAgttaataacattaataataatattaataataatagatagatattttaaagcatttaataaGACATAATATAAAGTTGAGCAAATCCTGATATTtgaaagagtaaaataaaaatatgtaaacaaaataaaactactacAAATCAGATTACATAAGAATAATCCAATCAATGCTTAtattaaataatctgtttatGTTTGGACTGATTAAAGTATTTCCAGTGAGAATGTCTTCAGTTGAACTCATATTAAAAGTAAcgttttaatgtgtaaaaagtaACGTTTTAATACGTCTcttgatattaaaatattacttttattatcaGGAGACATAAAAAGTaacctaaaaataattaatttataaattagtgGACTCTGAAAACACTCATCCTGTCATGTTTGTATAACATGAAGTTGTTCATAAAGCTGTTTTTCCTGCAGATGTTAAAAAAGAGGCTGATATGaaccagcaggaggcgctgcgCCTCCAGataaaggaggaagaggaagaactCTGTGTGAGTCAGGAAGGAGAGCAGCTCAGAGTGAAGCAGGAGACGGACGGCAGGTTTCCATCTACTGCAGCTCCCATCAGCAgtaagggtgtgtgtgtgtgtgtgtgtgtgtgtattcttaATGTCTCTTAGACACGGTTAGATGTTAGTTTGGTTTAAAATGGTTAAATCACTGAGAATAAATGAAGAGAAGAGATTTAAATGCATGAATGAACGGCAGACCAAAGTGACAcaataacatttgaaatgttttatcaaattaattgtttaaaagattcatttttcaCCAGAAATTTGGGCcagaattattttcttcatgttcaGGTTGGGCTTCATGTGGCtcatttaataagaaaatacatcgagaaaaccaaaataaaatgtgatcaaTTTCTTATAATCTAAATAATTGAGTTTAACTGAACTTGATCAGGAAGGAAATGAATGAAAGTGCAGATGTTGTCAGAGCTCCAACGTTCTGCTCCCATCGAGCCAACATGTTCAAGCATTTCTTCTTCATTTgttcaatatgttttaatattaatgtGTTGATTACAGCAATTAAATccaaatgtatttctgtttccCTCGTTCaattaaaaccaaacttttctAAACGTTGTTCTTAATACATGTGATGTTTGTTGTCACCTGCAGATGTTAAAGAAGAGCCTCCAGAAGAACAGAGTCCTGATGTGGAtcctttcaaagtaaaagaggaaaataatcaaatgtgcTGCCATCAGGAAGACGAGCTGTTCAGAGTGAAGGAGGAGCCTGATTATTCCAGGCTCccattaaatattgtttatgtaAATAGTGAGGATGATGAAGAGAAACCAGTGATGTCTCAGCTTCATCAGCAGCAGACAGGAAATGGAGATCTTCCAACCAGCAGCTCAGGCGAccagataaaagcagaaattgaaGTGGAGATCAGTGGAGCAGCAGAGTCCAGCAGGAACCCAGATCCAAATACTGCTGGAGGAACTTTGAGCCAATCAGAGactgaagaggaggaggaggaggatgaagatggTGTGAACCAGCAGAGTAAAACATTGTCAGAGTCTGAGACTGAAGACATTcatcaaaaatcacatttagaCATAGATGGAAACATTCCTGTTGGTGACGAACCTTTtggttgtgatttttgtggGAAAAGATTTTCCTTAAAGTCTTCTTTAAACAATCACGTAAAAATCCACACAGGGGAGAAATCATGTGATTTCTGTGGAAAAACTTTTAACTCAAGTTCAGACTTAAAGAAACACATGAGagttcacacaggagagaaacctttTTGTTGCGAGGattgtggaaaaagattttcCCTAAGTGCATCATTAAACagacacatgagaattcacacaggagaaaaaacatttgcttgtgATGTTTGTGGGAAAACATTTACCTTAAGCTCATATTTGGAAAAAcacatgagaatccacacaCAAGAAAAACTCTTTGGTTGTAATGATTGTGGAGAAACATTTTCCTTACAGTTATGTTTAAAGAGACACATGAGGatccacacaggagagaaaccgTTTGGTTGTGATGTTTGTGGTAAAAGGTTTAACTTAAAGTCTAATTTAAACGTACACATGAGAGTTCACACGGGACAGAAACCCTTCGGTTGTGATGAATGTGGTTTAAAATTTAGCACAAATTCTAATTTAAAGGAACACATGAGAATCCACAAGGATGAAAAAGCCTTTGCTTGTGATGAATGTGGGAAAAGATTTAACGTAAAGTCTAGTTTAAAGAGACACATGAAAAGCCACAAAGGTGAACGACCTTTTAGTTGTGATATCTGTGGGAAAAGACTCGCCTTGAAGTCCAGCTTAAAGAGACACATGAAGATCCACATGGAAGACCAACCTTATTTGTTTGTGGGAAAAGATCCACCTTAAAGTCATCTTTGAACAATCTCCTGAATGAACAGAGGTGAAAACCTTCAGGTTGTGATGGCTGTGGAATCCAACAGGAGGAACTGAAAGACTCTGAAAGTTGCTTTTAAGCAGAAAtgctacaatttatttttagttgtgatgtttgtggaaaaagattttcctcaaaatcaaatttaaagataaatgtgAACATTGGGTTTGGGGATTTATTCTATcatttttgtgataaatttcttagtATAAGAATTACAATTTATTGTTGTTATAGTAAATcccaattaatgtttaaaactcTCCAAACCGTCTGAATTGTTGGTTTAACtattttctcctgtttgttgaatgaaagtatcaataaatactGTTTggattgaaattgttttttttttgctgcatgagttaataaaactaataatgaTTCTGAggatttggtttttatttcagatcaATAAGATTTCCTGAGGATTTTGATGTGAGCCACAGCTCTGCTTATTTTTACTGATGTTAGTCATTAATCAGAAATGATTTCTTgttattatgtttgttttaatccaaTATAGAAgcttatatttcagttttgactttAACTCATTAAGACATTAAATTATGCTTTAATCTTCTCATGAAATTCAACAATAtgatagaaagaaaacaatatttgatatcttcaaatttaaatcttttctgtGGCTGACCTCCCTCtgatagaaatgttttattttcatatgaaGTCCATTAAACTATCTTTCTCCATAaatatctatataaaaaaacatacagaaacaaaTCCTTGTTTTGTCTCaagtttgtttcatatttaataatCTGGGAGCAGAAGATGTGAGAAGCCTTGAATGGTTTTTTCCAACagtattttctccattttattttattttatttttattgttttcaaagagTAGAAGAAGAACACCTGTTGTGTCTGTGGGGCTCATCACTGCCCCCTATCAGTCCGGCACGTTACTTCCTGCTTCACTGGGTATTTTCAATCCAATTCTGACGGATCAGAAAGACTAAATATGTCACTAAAATGAATTAGTATGTGGAACTAATATATTAAATActgaatatattaaatatattagacTGTGGAACATCAACAAATGTAGAACATGTGCAATTGAATAAGTATATTGGcgatattaaataaatatcaataagcATGCACTTACTGCCTGTGATACAGCGCCCCCAGAGGTGAGGCCCAGCGCTGCACCGCCTCGCCTCAGACTTCTTACATGTATTTCAACAGGCAATGTGCAACTTCAGCAATTTTTATCcacaaaaatgttgatattatCAATAAAACTCCAAATTTACCGAAAAGCAAAGCAGACAAAAGTTATTTCTCTCAACATTGtaaccatttattttcttctcgtGTTGCGTTTTAACTTGTAAAAAGCTGCATGTGCCTAGTTCAGATGTTTCactaaatattcattttggaACGGAATGTTTGCAATGAGAATATTTGTTGTAGAAACGGAACTATAATTTTTGTTCCGGACTTCCGGTTCCACTGGCCCCGCCCCCTCGTCCTCCCTTCAGGATTCTTCCTCCATTGTTGTCGCTTCGTCAGCAGCGGGAGCGTCGCTGGAGCTGGAAGAGcagcagatgatgatgatgatgacgatgatgatgatgatgatgatgatgatggtgaaaTCTGGAAGGAAGTTTGCGGCTTGAGGCTCAGCTGGAGGGCAGCCGGAGCTCCAGCAG
This genomic window from Xiphophorus couchianus chromosome 24, X_couchianus-1.0, whole genome shotgun sequence contains:
- the LOC114140576 gene encoding zinc finger protein 501-like, with amino-acid sequence MEDVFQPRVLLRTSDVKKEADMNQQEALRLQIKEEEEELCVSQEGEQLRVKQETDGRFPSTAAPISSKDVKEEPPEEQSPDVDPFKVKEENNQMCCHQEDELFRVKEEPDYSRLPLNIVYVNSEDDEEKPVMSQLHQQQTGNGDLPTSSSGDQIKAEIEVEISGAAESSRNPDPNTAGGTLSQSETEEEEEEDEDGVNQQSKTLSESETEDIHQKSHLDIDGNIPVGDEPFGCDFCGKRFSLKSSLNNHVKIHTGEKSCDFCGKTFNSSSDLKKHMRVHTGEKPFCCEDCGKRFSLSASLNRHMRIHTGEKTFACDVCGKTFTLSSYLEKHMRIHTQEKLFGCNDCGETFSLQLCLKRHMRIHTGEKPFGCDVCGKRFNLKSNLNVHMRVHTGQKPFGCDECGLKFSTNSNLKEHMRIHKDEKAFACDECGKRFNVKSSLKRHMKSHKGERPFSCDICGKRLALKSSLKRHMKIHMEDQPYLFVGKDPP